The following coding sequences lie in one Methylotuvimicrobium alcaliphilum 20Z genomic window:
- a CDS encoding response regulator transcription factor has protein sequence MNPTRPLELKKDVVLVVDDSPDTLSMLNDTLDRAGFAVLVALEGSQALTILNNINPDIILLDALMPNMDGFETCKKLKQHRNSADIPVVFMTGLSDSESIVKGLEAGGVDYVTKPVKGEELIARMRVHLANARLTKSARAALDSAGQYLFSIDSNGRLLWATPQAVQLFSDSGLNTEQLDESLIKPLRLMLSPQYNREKGQTVNLETKSLEMKYIGQTGNKEHLIRIVDSERATEEEILRANLFLTERESEVLLWIAKGKTNREIGSILEMSPRTVNKHLEQVFKKMNVENRTSAAVMALKYLKS, from the coding sequence ATGAATCCGACACGCCCGTTAGAATTGAAAAAAGATGTCGTGCTGGTCGTCGACGATTCGCCGGACACGCTGAGCATGCTCAACGACACATTGGATAGAGCGGGATTTGCCGTCTTAGTTGCACTGGAAGGTTCGCAAGCACTAACAATCCTAAACAATATCAATCCCGACATTATCTTGTTGGACGCGCTTATGCCCAACATGGACGGCTTCGAGACCTGCAAAAAACTTAAACAACATCGCAATTCGGCCGATATTCCCGTTGTTTTCATGACCGGTTTGTCGGATTCTGAAAGCATCGTTAAAGGATTGGAAGCCGGCGGAGTCGATTACGTCACGAAACCGGTAAAAGGAGAGGAACTCATCGCAAGAATGCGGGTTCATTTGGCAAATGCCAGATTAACAAAAAGCGCCCGCGCCGCATTGGATTCGGCAGGACAATATTTATTTTCGATCGATTCTAACGGCCGCTTGCTTTGGGCCACTCCACAAGCCGTTCAATTATTCTCGGACTCCGGCTTGAATACCGAACAGCTCGATGAATCGTTGATAAAACCGCTCAGACTCATGCTATCGCCTCAATACAACAGAGAAAAAGGGCAAACGGTAAACCTGGAAACAAAATCTCTTGAAATGAAATATATCGGTCAAACCGGTAACAAAGAACATCTGATACGAATCGTTGATTCGGAACGCGCAACTGAAGAGGAAATATTACGAGCCAACCTTTTTTTAACAGAGCGCGAATCCGAAGTACTGCTTTGGATAGCCAAAGGTAAAACCAACCGCGAGATTGGATCAATCCTCGAAATGAGCCCTCGCACCGTCAACAAACATCTAGAGCAAGTGTTTAAAAAAATGAACGTGGAAAACCGCACCAGCGCCGCAGTGATGGCATTGAAATATCTGAAATCGTGA